One window from the genome of Malacoplasma penetrans HF-2 encodes:
- the uvrA gene encoding excinuclease ABC subunit UvrA, which yields MNNKVNTRDFIVVKGARENNLKNVDIDIPKNKFVVMTGLSGSGKSSLAFDTIYAEGQRRYLESLSSYARQFLGGNEKPDVDSIEGLSPAISIDQKTTSHNPRSTVGTVTEIYDYLRLLFSRIGKPYCPNGHGLISTLSIKQMIDTVYENKEESKIQILSPIISQEKGTFKNKIEELKRQGYLRLRIDGNIYSLDDEIELEKTKKHNIDILIDRIILNNDTVTRSRIYDAIEKSVKEANGKVIVLVDDKELFFSQNHACNECGFSIPELEPRFFSFNSPVGACKSCNGIGFNFLPDTAKIVPDPSLSIKEGAIAYFRSVMMTPTMDLKREMSVWKEHDINLDVPFKELSKKEKNIIFYGDEDIGELKIDVNEQSIYSSSSFLYNNGLVNLIMRRFSETQSERAREYYEKFMSNLSCPSCNGQKLSIEALSVKINNKNIIDLTEKNINDLTNFFIELELNETDRNIAHLALKEIVDRLSFLENVGLNYLTLSRSASTLSGGESQRIRLATQIGSSLTGVLYVLDEPSIGLHQKDNEKLIETLKKMRDLGNTLIVVEHDEDTIRASDYLIDIGPKAGDFGGEVVAAGTVSEVSENKKSITAQYLSGKLKIEVPSKRRHGNGKTIELVGASGNNLKNVTVSFPLNKLIAVTGVSGSGKSTLINETLIKGIEKKLTNPFIVPAPFKDIKGLKNVDKIIKVSQDPIGRTPRSNPATYVSVFDDIRDLFANTKEAKARGFQKGRFSFNVSGGRCENCSGDGLIKIEMHFLPDVFVKCESCNGKKYNQETLQVLYKGKSIYDVLEMSVVEARDFFYEIPEIKRKLDLMVEVGIDYLKLGTSSTHLSGGEAQRIKLAKYLQKRATGKTIYVLDEPTTGLHIHDIAKLITVLNRIVDNGDTVIVVEHNLDLIKCADYVIDLGPDGGINGGQLVAYGTPEEIIEKKAVSYTGLFLEKNMYKDK from the coding sequence ATGAATAACAAAGTTAATACTAGAGATTTTATTGTTGTAAAAGGTGCAAGAGAGAATAATTTAAAAAATGTTGATATAGATATTCCTAAAAACAAATTTGTTGTAATGACTGGATTAAGTGGAAGTGGTAAATCATCTTTAGCTTTTGATACTATTTATGCTGAAGGTCAAAGAAGATACTTAGAATCACTATCTTCTTATGCTAGACAATTTTTAGGAGGGAATGAAAAGCCTGATGTTGATTCAATTGAAGGTTTATCTCCTGCAATTTCAATTGATCAAAAAACAACTTCTCATAACCCTAGATCAACAGTAGGTACAGTTACTGAAATTTATGATTATTTAAGATTATTATTTTCAAGAATTGGTAAACCTTATTGTCCTAATGGACATGGTCTAATATCTACTTTGTCTATCAAACAAATGATAGATACAGTTTATGAAAATAAAGAAGAATCAAAAATTCAAATCTTATCTCCTATTATTAGTCAAGAAAAAGGAACTTTTAAAAATAAAATAGAAGAGTTAAAAAGACAAGGTTATCTAAGACTTAGAATTGATGGAAATATTTATTCTTTAGATGATGAAATTGAATTAGAAAAAACTAAAAAACATAACATCGATATCTTAATAGACAGAATTATTTTGAATAATGATACAGTTACTAGAAGTAGAATTTATGATGCTATTGAAAAGTCTGTTAAAGAAGCAAATGGTAAAGTTATTGTTTTAGTTGATGATAAAGAATTATTCTTTTCTCAAAACCATGCATGTAATGAATGTGGCTTTTCAATCCCGGAATTAGAACCTAGATTTTTCTCTTTTAACTCTCCAGTTGGTGCTTGTAAAAGTTGTAATGGGATAGGTTTTAACTTTTTACCTGATACTGCAAAAATAGTTCCAGATCCATCTCTTTCAATTAAAGAAGGTGCAATTGCATATTTTAGAAGTGTAATGATGACACCAACAATGGATTTAAAAAGAGAGATGAGTGTTTGAAAAGAACATGACATCAATCTTGACGTCCCATTTAAAGAATTAAGTAAAAAAGAAAAAAATATTATTTTCTATGGTGATGAAGATATTGGTGAATTAAAAATAGATGTTAATGAACAATCAATATATTCAAGTTCAAGTTTTTTATATAACAATGGTTTAGTTAATCTAATCATGAGAAGATTTAGTGAAACACAGTCTGAACGTGCTAGAGAATATTATGAAAAATTCATGTCTAACTTAAGCTGTCCAAGTTGTAATGGTCAAAAACTTTCAATTGAAGCATTATCAGTAAAAATTAACAATAAAAATATAATTGATTTAACTGAAAAAAATATTAATGATTTAACTAATTTCTTTATTGAATTAGAACTAAATGAAACTGATAGAAATATTGCCCACCTTGCTTTAAAAGAAATTGTAGATAGATTATCTTTTTTAGAAAATGTTGGTTTAAATTATTTAACTTTATCTAGAAGTGCTTCTACACTTTCAGGTGGTGAATCTCAAAGAATTAGATTAGCTACTCAAATTGGATCATCTTTAACAGGTGTTTTATATGTATTGGATGAACCATCAATTGGTTTACACCAAAAAGATAATGAGAAACTAATTGAAACATTAAAGAAGATGAGAGATTTAGGAAATACTTTAATAGTTGTTGAACATGATGAAGATACTATTAGAGCATCAGATTATTTAATTGATATTGGTCCTAAAGCTGGAGACTTTGGTGGTGAAGTAGTTGCTGCTGGAACAGTTTCAGAAGTTAGTGAAAATAAAAAATCTATTACTGCTCAATATTTATCTGGAAAACTAAAAATAGAAGTTCCTAGTAAAAGAAGACATGGTAATGGAAAGACAATCGAATTAGTTGGTGCAAGTGGTAATAATTTAAAAAATGTTACTGTGAGTTTTCCATTAAATAAACTAATTGCAGTTACTGGGGTTTCAGGAAGTGGTAAATCTACTTTAATTAATGAAACATTAATTAAAGGGATAGAAAAGAAATTAACTAATCCTTTTATTGTTCCTGCTCCTTTTAAAGATATTAAAGGTCTTAAAAATGTAGATAAAATTATTAAAGTTTCTCAAGATCCAATTGGTAGAACACCTAGAAGTAATCCTGCAACTTATGTATCTGTTTTTGATGATATTAGAGATCTATTTGCAAATACAAAAGAAGCTAAAGCTAGAGGATTTCAAAAAGGAAGATTCTCTTTTAATGTTTCAGGAGGACGTTGTGAAAACTGTTCTGGTGATGGATTAATAAAAATTGAAATGCACTTTTTACCAGATGTGTTTGTTAAGTGTGAAAGTTGTAATGGTAAAAAATATAATCAAGAAACACTTCAAGTTTTATATAAAGGCAAATCAATTTATGATGTTCTTGAAATGTCGGTAGTTGAAGCAAGAGACTTCTTCTATGAAATTCCTGAAATTAAAAGAAAATTAGATTTAATGGTTGAAGTTGGAATAGATTATTTAAAACTAGGAACTTCTTCAACCCATTTATCAGGAGGAGAAGCTCAAAGAATTAAACTAGCTAAGTATCTTCAAAAAAGAGCAACTGGAAAAACAATTTATGTATTAGATGAACCAACAACTGGATTACACATCCATGACATTGCTAAGCTAATTACTGTATTAAATAGAATTGTGGACAATGGTGACACTGTAATAGTTGTTGAGCATAATCTAGATTTAATAAAATGTGCAGACTATGTAATTGATTTAGGACCAGATGGTGGAATTAATGGTGGACAATTAGTAGCTTATGGAACACCTGAAGAAATCATTGAGAAAAAAGCTGTATCTTATACTGGACTATTCTTAGAGAAAAATATGTATAAGGATAAATAG